Genomic segment of Pyrobaculum sp. 3827-6:
GAACTATTCGACGAATATGGCCGCACCTTGGAGTGGTTGAGTAAGGGTGGTTTTAATGAAATCAGGAACTTAGTGATACAGGGAGCTGGCATCAGCAAAGAAGCAAGTGGGAGGGGGGCGAGCGAGCTTCAGATAGATCCGCAAAAAATTGCTGACGAATTGATAAATGCATTGAAGTATCTTCTAAATAATGTAGAGACTTCTTCAAAGAATTTCGCTCATATAGCGAAAGAAATCTCATTTGAATACACCTCTGTGGTGCGGTTTTTACTTTCGTGGCTTACGGCATATAGGTGGATAAATGAAGGAAAGTCAAGAGAATTTACAGTCTTCTTAACGTCGGCTATATTAGGCGATGGAAGCATTAGTGGAAACGATGTAACATTAATAATAGGCGAATTCTCTTCTACTAAGACTCTAGGGTTAAGTCATATACATAAGGTAGCACTAGCCTTAGGAGTGCTTCAGAAAGCCGGTTACGCGCCTGAAAAGATTTTTGCAAAAGTTGAAGGAAAGAGAATGTGGTTTGAACTTAAGTGGTCTGCGAAAAACGCTACACAGTTTATTTCAAAGTCTTTAATTGAGAACTACGCGCCAACGCTTGCTGGTGGAGGAGATGCGTTTAGGCTTAAGTTTATGAAGATGGCAGACATTATAAAGCGTAGTAGAGAAAAATATCCCTCCGACAACTAAACTTCTCGCACGAAAAGTTTTTAAAGATAGGAAATTTATAGAACGAGCGGCCCGTGGCGTAGCGGTTAGCGCGCCCGGCTGTAGACAGCCCCTGGGGGCACAGATATAAAAGGCCCCCAGGACCTGTAACGGGCGGTCCCGGGTTCGAATCCCGGCGGGCCGACTGACCGCGCCGGTTTTGGATCTTTAAATCCGACAGCGCTCTATCAGCGCGTAGCGCCGGCGCCCCGCCTACTGTCCCCAGACAGTCGGGCCTATTCGCGGGCGCGGCGTCCGCCATCACGTCGCGGGGTGGGGCCTCACAACCTCAGCGGACTCCCGCACGGCGAGAGGGGCGGCGCCCGCCCCCGCTTCATAAACCTCCGGCAGGTGTCTGAAAAAGTATTCATCGGCATGTGCCCAGCGCCCCGCACACCGGCTCGAGCCTCATCAGCGCCTCCAATGTGCTTCCGGTGAGTTGTATCTGCCTCTCACCTCTCGTCCAAGACTCCACGCCGAGGGTCTTCAGCAAGGCGGTGGACCTCACGTAGTCCGCCTCGCGCCCTCCCTCGGCGCCGGCGTGTATGTTTACGTAGCCTTGAATCTCGCCGTCGCTCTTTTTGTAGAACCTCATCTCCTTCTCCACAGCAACTCCGCGGCCTTCCTCCACGACGGCCCTCATCCTCACGACCAGATGCTCCTTCCTCTCTCTGCGTTCTCTCCAGGCCTCCACCCCCTCTATACGTACCTTCAGCCTTCTGCCCTCTACCTCGACCTCCTTCTCTATTGGCGGCTTCGCAGAGCCCCACATCTCCCCCTCGCGGAAGTACTGCTCCAGCCGCCGGCGCGCCTCGACGCCCTTCCTTCCGGCCTCCTTGAGGAGCATTTCCTTTAGTCGCCGTTATCCGGACGAAGCCCCTCCCTCCGGCTCTCTAGCCGTGAAGTGTATGAAGCACCACTCCCCCTCACAGATGTCCCTAAGGCCGAGCCCTCTCAGAAGCTCCACGGTATTCCTAAAGGACTGCGGATCGCTGGGCTGGTACTCCACCACCACGGAGCCGTCTTTTATCAGCTTCACGGAGAACCTGACATCGCTCCACTCCGGTACTCCCCTTCCGAGCTTCGCGGCGAGGTGTCTGTACGTCTCCTCCCCGATGGCGCCGGCCTCTCTGCACTGCCTTAAGAACTCCGCCACCGCCCCTCCCTCACGAAGGGTATCCACCCCCTGGCCCAAGCCGACAGCGCGCCGGCTTTGTTTATGACGATAAAGTACCCCCGCCTCTGCAACCTCTCTACGTCTATTCGCCTCAGATCAGTCGGCTCGAGGACTGCGACGTACTTGTCCGCTCTGGGTATGTTGTATATCGAGGTGTCGATGACGGCGTACCTGGCCTTCATCTTCCTCAACACGACCAGCACGTCGATGTCGCTGTCCTTCCTCTGCTCGCCCCTAGCATAAGAGCCGAAGAGCACCAGGGAGATCAGGTCGTCGCCGTAGACCTGCAGGAACGCGTCAACAAGCTCCCTCTCCATCGAGGTTAGTTCGCTCCCCTGCGTTATATCCTTTGTGAGCGAGGGCGTTGCTTGCCGTATTTTCCTTTAAAGCCGTTCCTTCGCGACGGGCCTACTAACGGTTCCCTGTTAATTCGCCCTAGAGGGCTTTAACAACGGCTTTGTCTTCGGCGTGAAGAGCCTCCGTTGTCGCTTGTTCGACCTTTGGGGTTCAGACCTCTCGAGGCTACGGCACAGCTTGACTCGATTCGGGAAGCCCCCAACGCTGAGTAAAACTTAAATGCTATGCTCTTCGGCCTTGCCTGTGAACGTGAGAAGATTC
This window contains:
- a CDS encoding PaRep2b protein, with the protein product MAEFLRQCREAGAIGEETYRHLAAKLGRGVPEWSDVRFSVKLIKDGSVVVEYQPSDPQSFRNTVELLRGLGLRDICEGEWCFIHFTAREPEGGASSG